From the Theileria equi strain WA chromosome 4 map unlocalized gcontig_1105316255041, whole genome shotgun sequence genome, one window contains:
- a CDS encoding hypothetical protein (encoded by transcript BEWA_047640A): MFKAINMFALSLLNYYTGLLRLLPDDFEALDLDIRKILVKHRIHYLNASPERLYLKRDQCGRGLASATFRSEKMLLTFWDTLRKGSETSTRRALIMQIENEDLTHMSRIEGFVRRKYENVNNGGLRIGDDNINEMQRRSLFHSLSQKRCHPIFFKQLNGDNLIDRKESALWLTHGNISARDEAAYCALQDRNIFMGNYDKCKHCKGATATVDHLATCCERKLAFDYTRRHNEVLKCVSLHLCRMFNLIKRKKIKGYVMQETVTDGTNELRIDTAVKTDARITNNRPDIQLYDRRNKRIFIVEVGITCPTKVSDTESHKQRKYDVLAKELCGIHNMPACTVPIVYSWDGLVTKYHAKHLEKIAVPIKIRAYMQTRVLRTTLDSVTHDRRRGVEEREPEEKLEDIFERFLGNLDKEEKPLEEEEVENELEFSRDRVIRIRKKIKRRRTAASRRSEGPQNLRKIRRSQEG, translated from the coding sequence ATGTTCAAGGCAATAAATATGTTTGCTTTGTCCCTCCTGAACTACTACACTGGATTGCTAAGACTTTTACCGGATGATTTTGAGGCATTAGACTTGGACATCCGCAAAATATTGGTCAAACATAGGATACATTACCTAAACGCATCCCCTGAAAGACTCTACCTTAAAAGAGACCAATGTGGACGGGGACTAGCATCAGCAACCTTTAGATCTGAAAAGATGTTGCTAACTTTTTGGGACACCTTGAGAAAAGGCAGTGAGACATCCACACGTCGAGCATTGATTATGCAAATCGAAAATGAAGACCTCACCCATATGTCACGCATAGAGGGATTTGTTAGACGCAAATACGAAAACGTCAACAATGGAGGACTACGTATCGGAGATGACAATATCAATGAGatgcaaaggagaagtCTGTTCCACTCACTCTCACAAAAGAGATGTCACcctatattctttaaacaactGAATGGAGACAACCTAATTGATAGGAAGGAATCTGCACTTTGGCTAACACATGGAAACATCTCAGCCCGAGACGAAGCAGCCTACTGCGCTCTCCAAGACAGAAACATCTTCATGGGAAACTAtgataaatgcaaacaCTGCAAAGGAGCAACAGCTACTGTAGACCACCTGGCCACATGCTGTGAACGTAAACTAGCCTTTGATTACACCAGACGACACAACGAAGttctgaaatgtgtatctcTCCACCTGTGCCGCATGTTCAatctaataaaaagaaagaaaataaaaggatatgtgATGCAGGAGACAGTTACTGACGGTACAAATGAACTTAGGATCGATACTGCTGTTAAGACGGACGCCAGGATAACGAACAATAGACCTGATATCCAACTCTACGACaggagaaataaaaggatatttatagtcGAAGTCGGAATCACGTGTCCAACTAAGGTTTCAGATACGGAATCTCATAAACAAAGGAAATACGATGTCCTTGCAAAAGAATTATGCGgcatccataatatgcCAGCATGCACCGTTCCAATAGTATACTCTTGGGATGGATTGGTCACAAAATACCACGCAAAGCACCTAGAGAAAATCGCGGTGcccataaaaatcagagCCTACATGCAGACTAGAGTACTACGTACCACCTTAGATTCGGTAACTCATGAtcgaagaagaggagttgaagaaagagaaccagaagaaaagctggaagacatcTTCGAAAGGTTCCTCGGAAACctcgacaaagaggaaaaacctcttgaagaggaagaagtggaaaacGAACTCGAATTCTCTCGCGACCGAGTAATAAGGatcaggaagaaaataaaacgTAGAAGAACcgctgcttctagaaggtctgaaggcccccaaaacctacggaaaatccgtaggaGTCAAGAAGGgtag
- a CDS encoding hypothetical protein (encoded by transcript BEWA_047650A), which yields MISEERSPLGSLLSRGNLQRKSSHLNKTIGDDNVGMQTAASEISTSRAETIKGVTNPTLISTSDVADNRSTLSLVEGQCLPESNQKIFSKWVRACDHTESKQGNILPLKKQQKHDDNGRIGPKLLVKQTGTTYRASFQTDDKEFNNDILGTRRLYYNLADVRLALTLDELQCGPEFNRKNFFLYKQVATCKTTQCRRGINITFKKQGGNKTMALIVIVEEPVSLSRRFAGILSKRINSNGQEIKVRSKYNRKILFIKACSDYSPNLQETVVSTRV from the coding sequence atgatttccGAGGAAAGGTCTCCTTTAGGCTCGTTGTTAAGCCGagggaacctccagaggaagtcatcacacctgaataaaacaatagggGACGACAACGTCGGAATGCAAACTGCAGCGAgtgaaatctcaacttcacgagctgaaacgataaaaggtgtcacaaatccaacattaatatcaacaagtgatgtagctgacaacaggtctacgttatccctcgttgaagggcaatgcctacctgaatctaatcaaaaaatcttttctaaatgggtacgagcttgcgatcatacagagagtaaacagggaaacatattgcctcttaaaaagcaacaaaaacatgatgataatggaagaataggacCCAAACTACtcgttaaacaaactggtacaacctaccgtgcatcattccaaactgacgacaaagagttcaacaatgacatacttggcactagaagactttattataatctagctgacgtaaggttagcgttaaccctggacgaattgcaatgtggacctgaatttaatcgaaaaaacttcttcttatataaacaggtggcgacttgtaaaactacccagtgtagacgggggataaacataacttttaaaaagcaaggcggtaataaaactatggcgcttatagtaatcgttgaagaaccagtaagtctctctaggagattcgctggaatcctcagtaagaggataaactcaaatggtcaagaaatcaaggtcaggtcgaaatacaatcgaaaaatcttatttataaaggcctgttctgattattccccaaacctacaggaaactgtagtgtctacaagggtgtag
- a CDS encoding hypothetical protein (encoded by transcript BEWA_047660A), whose amino-acid sequence MTHRSKVDIDIHRGYNRDDNVTSQGFTKYYISKGVNVFITIENRADLNNYRLIKHSLERGYSIDTIKNGEYLALFKPPPSKKTTVTVFYSISDITHENPLLVQFGEGYNGYYTTTDSTNWSKQNGINESNIKKTLEKLNCQKNQYHVIKISEGIGYSCPSCSTQPVLVSPGSSYYTHTVYGYIGELRDGDIEQRGVTLTGRISSVYVYWSKWETPKPLLINIQGSTWYQRTDLVSSKWTPVSQHIPRNFSDKTNILRILIGYYSPTVTIDIGDGKGLSESGSGTTYKDPGSQDNQETISLRRDDVKVDKKGTEYIGFTHFVSSKPAFIAREIKHNSNTLEDVKPNYPLDSVTAFYFGDEPSEEKKLLLVELKKFDKTYKYYERAKKDAPIWTELIRGGEENRQLYGPSLKEELEKLKKIAGYSTAGGLATAETVNFALDTGWSIFRRVTAIFTAAI is encoded by the coding sequence atgactCATAGAAGTAAGGTGGATATAGATATTCATAGAGGCTATAATAGAGATGACAATGTTACATCTCAAGgctttacaaaatattatATCAGCAAAGGTGTAAATGTCTTTATTACTATAGAGAATAGAGCAGATCTTAATAATTATAGATTGATAAAGCACTCTCTGGAACGTGGATACTCCATTGATACCATaaaaaatggtgaatatCTTGCACTATTCAAACCTCCACCATCCAAAAAAACTACTGTAACAGTATTCTACTCTATATCTGATATAACTCATGAAAATCCACTCCTTGTTCAGTTTGGAGAGGGATACAATGGTTACTATACCACCACTGATAGCACGAATTGGAGCAAACAGAACGGTATAAATGAGAGTAATATCAAGAAGACCCTCGAAAAACTTAACTGCCAAAAGAACCAGTATCATGTTATAAAGATTTCGGAAGGGATAGGATACAGTTGTCCAAGCTGTAGTACCCAGCCAGTACTGGTATCTCCAGGTTCTTCATATTATACACACACCGTTTATGGCTACATTGGAGAGTTAAGAGATGGCGACATAGAACAAAGGGGAGTTACACTAACCGGAAGAATATCTAGTGTATATGTGTATTGGTCTAAATGGGAAACTCCTAAACCTCTTTTAATTAATATACAAGGATCCACTTGGTACCAAAGAACAGATCTTGTATCTAGTAAATGGACACCGGTATCTCAGCACATACCCAGGAATTTTTCCGacaaaacaaacattttgaGGATTCTCATTGGGTATTATTCTCCCACAGTTACCATAGACATTGGAGACGGGAAGGGTCTTTCTGAGAGTGGAAGTGGTACTACATATAAAGATCCTGGTTCTCAGGATAACCAAGAAACAATCAGTCTTAGAAGAGATGATGTAAAAGTGGATAAAAAAGGTACAGAATATATTGGATTTACTCATTTTGTTAGTAGCAAACCTGCTTTTATAGCTAGGGAGATTAAACATAATAGCAACACCCTAGAGGATGTAAAACCAAATTATCCTCTTGACAGTGTAACAGCCTTCTATTTTGGAGATGAACCTTCagaagagaagaaacttTTATTAGTAGAGTTGAAAAAGTTTGACAAAACTTACAAGTACTATGAAAGGGCTAAAAAGGATGCACCTATATGGACAGAACTTATAAGAGGTGGAGAGGAAAATCGACAGCTTTATGGACCCTCTctaaaggaagaactcGAGAAACTAAAGAAGATAGCAGGTTATAGTACTGCAGGGGGCCTTGCTACTGCGGAAACCGTAAACTTTGCACTTGATACTGGATGGAGTATATTCAGAAGGGTAACCGCCATCTTCACTGCTGCCATATAG
- a CDS encoding hypothetical protein (encoded by transcript BEWA_047670A), whose protein sequence is MTSHSDGITIEISQKPPNSGYGLGSITYGGDSNQQVKLIKEENPTNSGFWKFTHTKNGISQGDSFKVGKVQYESSDISLPDIGMDSNSEIQHLAVWCWSGDDNMKKPLLIELLYKNDNYKYYSSNGDSDNLSWESLISSSQLKGKTLEKELDGLTCEKHNAVTMYLRKINYKTHIRGKKKYCCSKHKGKEKNKSPGKVTVTPVEIYCQTHPNNPTPVTCYKHEINSGAKLSGIRFYHNGNSKIRGRIKSPIPDVKAVHTFYCGTNPTLIYIEGGTQAIQDRWFKKNASKDNIEWTEVKDLQDIIPNVLSNNTKCETYKQLINALSCHKYQQCSDNPQSPSIGQGLDVLRKSEEHDTDSSDSEAEWDSEGEGSSGLGITIGSSSASILGTGGGAYAGWHVYQKYFLDVVVRLI, encoded by the coding sequence ATGACTTCCCATTCAGATGGTATTACAATAGAAATAAGTCAGAAGCCCCCAAATAGCGGATATGGACTAGGGTCTATTACATATGGAGGTGATAGTAACCAACAGGTTAAACTAataaaagaagaaaatCCTACTAACTCTGGCTTTTGGAAGTTCACACATACCAAAAATGGCATTAGCCAAGGAGACTCTTTTAAAGTTGGTAAGGTTCAATATGAATCCTCTGATATATCATTACCAGATATTGGCATGGACTCAAACAGTGAAATCCAGCATCTTGCAGTATGGTGTTGGTCCGGAGATGATAACATGAAAAAACCTCTTCTCATAGAATTGTTGTACAAAAATGATAACTATAAGTATTATTCCAGCAATGGCGATAGTGATAACTTAAGTTGGGAGTCACTAATTTCTAGTTCTCAGCTCAAAGGTAAAACCCTTGAGAAAGAACTGGATGGACTAACCTGTGAAAAGCACAATGCAGTTACAATGTATCTTAGAAAAATTAATTATAAGACTCATATAAGAGGTAAAAAGAAATATTGTTGTAGTAAACATAAGGGAAAGgagaaaaataaaagtcCAGGGAAAGTCACTGTTACTCCTGTAGAAATTTATTGCCAAACACATCCTAACAACCCTACTCCTGTCACATgctacaaacatgagattAATTCTGGAGCAAAATTATCAGGAATTAGGTTTTATCATAATGGCAATTCCAAGATTAGAGGACGTATTAAATCTCCCATTCCTGATGTAAAAGCTGTACATACATTCTACTGCGGAACGAATCCAACACTCATATATATCGAAGGCGGAACTCAGGCAATTCAGGATAGGTGGTTCAAGAAAAACGCTTCTAAAGACAACATTGAGTGGACAGAAGTAAAGGATCTCCAAGACATAATACCAAATGTCTTAAGTAATAACACAAAATGTGAGACATACAAACAGCTCATTAATGCACTAAGTTGTCACAAATATCAACAATGTAGTGACAATCCTCAATCCCCGTCTATAGGGCAAGGCCTCGATGTTCTAAGaaaatctgaagaacatGATACTGATTCTAGCGATAGTGAAGCTGAATGGGACTCTGAGGGTGAAGGTTCTTCTGGTTTGGGTATAACTATAGGGTCTAGCAGTGCTTCAATTCTGGGTACGGGTGGAGGCGCTTATGCAGGATGGCATGTCTACCAAAAGTATTTCCTTGATGTTGTAGTACGCTTAATATAA
- a CDS encoding signal peptide containing protein (encoded by transcript BEWA_047680A) → MNTLILFHSFFFALLPLSKCGDDDDRINTRGAIGHQTLYRDGKVTLSEESGFTIDLDSLNGAIHKTYEYYDDGNHILLLTPQREITITKIVHANFNIWSCGEGEEFEYAKVYLKDNQPALVFIAKSKESKGTCRWYARDGDLWKCCIHSYEDKIEELKVFSEYKGDITLNLEDQTGDDKHTIFGLTLLGAYTRLYHPKPGFIITKVDYMGQNIWKREAGTEEGVVTCNLYFRRGKPSFFLIIVRDKLVKKSLYFLKRDDEVWESVTSAVFNENLSRARNVQPRDGYREKDIETRDKYESFPDKLEDKTLTTPARPWWFGCLNAVTGGLPEAAQNLLFPGSVTQTEHVNQEPPEVKTNQPTQSTPFERQETIPHVLRRRRNE, encoded by the coding sequence ATGAACACTTTGATTCTttttcattcattcttctttgCTCTTCTTCCACTATCAAAGTGTGGAGATGACGACGACAGGATTAACACCAGGGGAGCAATTGGCCATCAAACTCTCTATCGTGACGGCAAAGTTACTCTATCTGAAGAGTCTGGATTCACGATTGATTTGGACTCTCTGAATGGAGCAATTCACAAGACGTATGAATACTATGATGACGGCAACCACATCCTCCTGCTGACTCCACAAAGGGAGATTACCATTACGAAAATCGTCCATGCAAACTTTAACATTTGGAGCTGTGGAGAGGGAGAAGAGTTTGAGTATGCCAAGGTATACCTCAAGGATAATCAACCCGCCCTTGTGTTCATTGCCAAGAGTAAGGAATCCAAGGGAACCTGCAGATGGTACGCAAGAGATGGAGACCTTTGGAAATGTTGTATCCACTCATATGAAGACAAGATTGAGGAGCTCAAGGTGTTTTCAGAGTACAAGGGAGACATTACCCTCAACCTGGAGGACCAGACTGGTGACGACAAGCACACGATCTTTGGACTCACATTACTTGGAGCCTACACGAGATTGTACCATCCAAAGCCAGGATTCATCATCACTAAAGTTGATTACATGGGCCAAAACATCTGGAAGAGGGAGGCGGGTACTGAGGAAGGAGTAGTGACATGTAATCTCTACTTTAGGCGCGGTAAAccatcattcttcctgatAATCGTTAGAGACAAGCTTGTAAAAAAATCTCTCTATTTCCTAAAGAGAGACGATGAAGTCTGGGAGAGTGTAACTTCTGCCGTCTTCAACGAAAATCTCTCGCGGGCCAGAAATGTGCAGCCCAGGGATGGATACCGTGAGAAAGACATAGAGACTAGAGACAAATATGAATCCTTCCCAGATAAATTAGAGGACAAGACCTTGACAACTCCAGCAAGGCCATGGTGGTTCGGGTGTCTGAATGCAGTGACTGGTGGTCTCCCAGAAGCTGCCCAAAACCTACTCTTTCCAGGCTCTGTAACTCAGACCGAACATGTAAACCaagaacctccagaggTTAAAACAAACCAGCCCACCCAAAGCACCCCCTTTGAACGCCAAGAGACCATACCACACGTATTGaggagaagaagaaatgaaTGA
- a CDS encoding hypothetical protein (encoded by transcript BEWA_047690A), which translates to MDYKLLPGILATIAFMRVSVAAPDPALVQQLEALKGELEVISRGVEKAKNDRSEMLEKANAADAYAKRFASSSAPLEPDVTQIETIKTEITTAFDDEKVRIMELATAISDSIAEIDTFLAGDASDDEANAKIASVTTARDQHQTASDDLANTYTNIEARFALLVASKAMVQNAIVGEFWKNASNVPGSENLPLYDTFRTEDVKTITISRIIEVSRTYHGVVRGFCQEFDVLKDNLTAKVEDARKLCAEFGTLVAQNPTSEAHKRANEDVAAIKKKLDDVVGPAMAHIDAKKTLVEEDLAVIADCRDVLEGLADNNALDGDVNSKCVKYFAKTVKDENDARKDIADVRTDAVKRVDDFLVEIRRVVDRLKTQPRKSDNKEPQADLRGKEDANGMEGLGFKYAILFASLLVMF; encoded by the coding sequence ATGGACTATAAACTGTTGCCGGGAATACTTGCAACCATTGCATTCATGAGGGTATCTGTTGCCGCTCCAGATCCCGCTTTAGTTCAACAACTCGAGGCGCTAAAGGGTGAGCTTGAGGTCATTTCTAGGGGTGTTGAAAAGGCCAAAAATGATAGAAGTGAGATGTTAGAAAAGGCGAATGCTGCTGATGCTTACGCCAAGAGGTTTGCCAGCTCTTCTGCACCCCTTGAACCCGATGTTACTCAAATTGAAACAATTAAAACGGAAATTACAACTGCatttgatgatgaaaaggtaaGGATCATGGAACTTGCCACAGCTATCTCTGATTCTATTGCTGAAATTGATACCTTCTTGGCAGGTGATGCTAGTGATGATGAGGCCAATGCAAAAATAGCTTCTGTAACGACGGCTAGAGACCAGCACCAAACTGCAAGTGATGATTTAGCAAACACTTATACTAATATAGAAGCGAGATTTGCACTCCTTGTTGCTTCTAAGGCGATGGTTCAAAATGCTATTGTGGGTgaattttggaaaaatgcATCCAATGTACCGGGGTCTGAAAATTTACCCCTTTATGACACTTTTAGAACAGAAGATGTTAAAACTATAACCATCTCACGTATAATTGAGGTATCTAGGACGTATCACGGAGTTGTTAGAGGATTCTGTCAGGAATTTGATGTTTTAAAGGATAACTTGACCGCAAAGGTTGAGGATGCAAGGAAACTTTGTGCCGAATTTGGGACCCTTGTAGCACAAAATCCTACCTCTGAGGCTCATAAAAGGGCAAATGAGGATGTTGCAGcaataaagaagaaactgGATGATGTCGTTGGCCCAGCCATGGCTCATATTGATGCCAAGAAGACGCTTGTGGAAGAGGATTTGGCTGTCATTGCCGACTGCCGTGATGTCCTAGAGGGGCTTGCAGATAATAATGCTCTTGACGGAGATGTAAACTCCAAGTGTGTAAAGTACTTTGCCAAGACTGTTaaagatgagaatgatGCTCGGAAGGACATTGCCGATGTTAGGACTGATGCGGTTAAAAGGGTTGATGATTTTCTCGTTGAAATACGTCGTGTAGTCGACAGACTCAAGACCCAGCCAAGAAAGTCAGACAACAAGGAACCTCAAGCGGATTTACGGGGAAAGGAAGATGCTAATGGGATGGAGGGTCTTGGTTTTAAGTATGCTATTTTATTTGCCAGCTTATTGGTGATGTTTTAA
- a CDS encoding 2-oxoglutarate dehydrogenase E1 component, putative (encoded by transcript BEWA_047700A), whose product MRVGLIRGGRRLLNVANFGGESANYLEHLYQVYRQSPEQLQPSWKKYFELLDQDKNYTLEAIARERPGLASTQPGAGVGGNASTSQAVSILDQLGQGNVNTDVLRLSELAAAYRTFGHLLTSLDPLELPRKPPFHKAQVPNIHERLSPESFGFSASSLAASIPKLDIPGYIGSSSTIGECIEKYKKAYCGSIGFEFSHIPSPEVQNFFISKIEDDDFLKFSRDEHLQFFKGVYNGVRWEKFCIKAFPTIKRFGLDGLEGMLVLFDVFEESASKFGVKKFMMAMAHRGRLNVLANVMNKPLHDIFAEFRGKNWFVSPLFRSGDVKYHFGHVTKKGDLELELLHNPSHLQYVHPVLAGKVCANQFELGPDGKSQVVPIVVHGDAAFSGEGIVYETLQMGYIPGYSIGGTIHIIANNQIGFTASPEEGSSCRYPTDVAKMMESPIIHVNSTSIEAIAFAGRLAFEYRAKFHKDIYINVVGFRRFGHNELDMPKFTNAEMYSKVDKTADILDTYRKHLLKNNLLDEETIVATEKQLEKRFEEALQKSTQVKEIDFLKVPKKWEKMYQGFSHDSPYGALNGEEKHVETGLPYDVLLRHAKMTSEIPSHIQPHTSIKRIFETRVKAANGSPEIDYGFAEIIAYSTLASEGFQIRLSGQDSRRGTFSHRHAFVQCQKSFEYHNVFKNHENADRIAVYNSLLNEMAALGFEYGYALQSPSILTIWEAQFGDFANIAQVIADEFVVSGETKWDQQNGVVMFLPHGYDGQGPDHSSARIERYLQLSSEREDFEGLWDMSDDKISRLVNVSIVNCTTADNLFHVLRRQVHRDYRKPLIAITGKRMLKFRGCFCSLSDLQTGTKFKRYIPDKEAENVHTLLLCSGQVYYDLLEKRDTTGVKGFAIARVEELTPFPFKEVIQDLGRYKNLKAIKWCQEEPMNAGPWSFVVPRMQAIFKRIGRTFDMKYVGRVPCAAPSVGDSRLHNLELAKYLNEAFDL is encoded by the exons atgagagtTGGCCTAATCCGAGGAGGCCGAAGGCTCTTGAATGTCGCAAACTTTGGAGGAGAAAGTGCAAATTACCTGGAACATCTCTACCAAGTCTACAGACAAAGCCCCGAACAGCTACAGCCGTCATGGaaaaagtactttgagCTACTCGATCAAGACAAGAACTACACGCTAGAAGCAATCGCCAGAGAAAGACCTGGACTCGCATCAACTCAGCCCGGAGCTGGAGTCGGCGGAAACGCCTCCACCTCACAGGCCGTCAGTATTCTCGATCAACTCGGTCAAG GTAATGTAAATACTGACGTGTTACGTCTCTCGGAGCTTGCAGCTGCCTATCGCACATTTGGTCACTTGTTGACGAGTCTCGATCCTCTTGAGCTTCCGCGCAAGCCTCCATTTCACAAGGCTCAGGTGCCAAACATTCATGAAAGGCTATCTCCCGAAAGCTTTGGGTTTTCAGCCTCTTCTCTTGCTGCCAGCATACCAAAACTGGACATTCCAGGATATATAGGTTCATCCAGTACTATAGGAGAATGTATAgaaaagtataaaaagGCGTATTGTGGCTCCATCGGATTTGAATTTTCACACATACCCTCACCAGAAGTTCAGAACTTTTTCATTTCAAAAATAGAAGATGACGACTTTTTAAAGTTCTCAAGAGATGAACATTTGCAGTTTTTTAAGGGTGTCTACAACGGCGTCCGCTGGGAGAAATTTTGCATAAAAGCATTTCCCACCATAAAGAGGTTTGGACTTGATGGCTTAGAGGGAATGCTAGTTTTATTTGATGTTTTTGAAGAGTCTGCAAGCAAATTTGGCGTCAAGAAGTTTATGATGGCCATGGCACATAGAGGAAGACTTAACGTCCTGGCAAATGTCATGAATAAACCTCTACATGATATATTCGCTGAATTCAGAGGTAAAAACTGGTTTGTATCTCCACTATTTAGATCTGGAGATGTAAAGTATCACTTTGGTCATGTTACTAAAAAGGGAGATTTGGAACTCGAACTATTGCACAATCCTTCCCATCTGCAATATGTACATCCTGTTCTTGCTGGGAAGGTTTGTGCAAACCAGTTTGAACTTGGACCTGATGGTAAATCACAAGTTGTCCCAATTGTGGTCCATGGAGATGCTGCGTTTTCAGGCGAAGGTATTGTATATGAAACACTACAAATGGGTTATATCCCAGGTTACTCCATAGGTGGAACTATCCATATCATTGCTAATAATCAGATTGGGTTCACCGCTTCTCCAGAAGAAGGATCGTCTTGCAGATATCCCACAGATGTTGCCAAAATGATGGAGTCTCCAATTATCCATGTCAATTCAACATCCATTGAGGCTATAGCATTTGCTGGAAGATTGGCCTTTGAATATAGAGCCAAGTTCCATAAGGACATTTACATAAATGTTGTAGGATTCCGTCGCTTTGGTCATAATGAGCTAGACATGCCAAAGTTTACGAATGCAGAAATGTATAGCAAAGTGGATAAGACAGCAGATATATTGGATACTTACAGAAAACATTTGCTCAAAAATAACTTGTTGGACGAAGAGACTATAGTTGCTACTGAAAAACAGCTAGAAAAGAGATTTGAAGAAGCTCTGCAAAAGTCCACACAGGTAAAAGAAATCGACTTTCTCAAAGTTCCAAAAAAATGGGAGAAAATGTACCAGGGTTTCTCACATGACAGTCCTTATGGTGCACTCAATGGTGAGGAGAAACATGTAGAAACAGGTTTACCATATGATGTTCTACTTCGTCACGCTAAGATGACATCGGAAATTCCTTCTCATATTCAACCGCATACTTCGATTAAACGTATTTTTGAGACGCGTGTTAAAGCAGCCAATGGATCTCCGGAAATAGATTATGGATTTGCAGAAATTATAGCATACTCCACGCTCGCTTCTGAGGGATTCCAGATTCGTCTCTCTGGTCAGGATTCGAGAAGAGGTACCTTCTCTCATAGACATGCCTTTGTACAATGTCAAAAGAGCTTTGAGTATCACAACGTTTTCAAAAATCATGAAAACGCTGACCGGATTGCTGTATATAATTCCCTATTGAATGAAATGGCTGCCCTTGGATTTGAATATGGATATGCTCTGCAGTCTCCATCAATCTTGACTATTTGGGAGGCTCagtttggagattttgcaaatatcGCTCAGGTCATTGCAGATGAATTTGTAGTTTCCGGAGAAACCAAGTGGGATCAGCAAAATGGAGTGGTCATGTTCCTTCCTCATGGATATGATGGCCAAGGTCCTGACCACAGTTCCGCAAGAATTGAGAGGTACCTCCAGCTAAGTAGTGAGAGGGAAGATTTTGAGGGTCTCTGGGATATGTCAGACGATAAAATTTCTCGtcttgtaaatgtatcAATCGTAAATTGCACTACTGCTGACAATTTGTTCCACGTTCTTAGACGTCAGGTTCATAGGGACTATAGAAAACCTCTAATTGCAATTACTGGAAAACGTATGTTGAAATTCAGAGGCTGCTTCTGTTCACTCTCTGATTTGCAGACTGGCACCAAGTTTAAAAGGTACATTCCAGACAAGGAAGCTGAGAATGTACACACTCTCTTGTTATGCTCTGGACAAGTGTACTATGACTTGTTGGAAAAGAGAGACACAACCGGAGTTAAAGGGTTTGCAATTGCAAGGGTAGAGGAATTGACACCATTCCCATTCAAAGAAGTTATACAAGACTTGGGTAGATACAAAAATCTCAAGGCCATCAAATGGTGCCAAGAGGAACCAATGAATGCGGGACCATGGAGCTTTGTTGTACCAAGAATGCAGGCGATCTTCAAAAGGATTGGAAGAACATTTGATATGAAATATGTTGGAAGAGTCCCCTGCGCAGCTCCAAGTGTGGGCGACTCTCGACTTCATAACCTAGAGCTTGCGAAGTATCTCAATGAAGCCTTTGACTTGTAG